Sequence from the bacterium genome:
TTGGCCCGCGTCCCTCATACGCGCAAACTGCTCCTCCGTCGCAAAAAAATAGTGTGTGCCGTTGCGCTCGCCGGCGCGTTTGGCGCGGGTTGTGACCGACACCGAGTAGAGAAACTCGGGGTGCTTGCGGCGCAGGGCGTTGATGACGGTGGTCTTGCCGCCGCCCGACGGGGAGGAAATCACCACCATCATTGCGGTGCCCGTCCAGCGCCCCATGCTCCTCGCTCCCCGCGTCCGGCCCTTACTCGATGTTCTGCACCTGCTCGCGGATGCGCTCCAGCTCTTCCTTCAACTGCACCGCGAGAGTCGAAATCTCCGCCGAGACCGACTTGGAGGCGATCGTGTTCGCCTCGCGGTTCATCTCCTGCAGGAGAAAATTGAGACGCCGTCCGGCGGCCTCGCCGGCTTCGAGCGTCTCGACGAAATGTTCGGTGTGCACCAGCAGCCGCACGCACTCTTCGGTGATATCGGCGCGATCGGCCAGGAAGGCGACCTCCTGGGCGATACGCTGTGGCTCGATTCCGGTCTGGCCGAGCAGTTCCTGAATGCGGGCATTGAGCCGGTCACGGATCGCCGCCGGCACTGCCGCGGCCAGTTGCTTCACCTGGCCGACACAGGACTCGATGATCGCCACCCGTTCGCGCAAATCGCGCGCCAGCGCTTCACCCTCGCGGCGACGCGCCGCCACCAGTTGGTCGAGGGCCGCGTTCAACGATTCGGTGAGCACCGACTCCACCGTGGCGTCGATCGTCTCCGCCTGTGTTCCCCACAGGTCGGGAATGCGCAACAAATCGCCGAGCCCAAGCGGGGCGAGCGATTTATGCCGCGCGCCGATACGCTGCAGTGTGTCGACATACCAATCGACCAGAGCATCGTTGGGCGCCTGATTCGGCGCGAAATCGACACGCTCCCAAGTCAGTTGGCCGAAGATCTTGCCACGGGAGAGCCGCTTGTCGATGAGCGCCCGCAACGGGGACTCCATCCCCATCAGCCAGCGCGGCAGGCGCAGGGAGATTTCCAGGAAGCGGCTGTTGACCGAGGAGAGTTCAAAGACCGCGCGGTAGCCGTCGCGGACAACCTCACCGCGGCCAAAGCCGGTCATGCTCTCGATGTAAGCGCTCTTTCCCGCCATAATAGAAACGCCTATAATCCGCTATTCCCGGCTGGAAGTCAATGGATTATCCGGCGGGCGGGAGAGCCAAGGCATTGGGGCAATGAAAGTTATCGGCTGGCAATTGGTGCGCTTGGCCCGCGAGGCGCAAGAATACGTTGTGGGGTGCCAGATCGAGCAGATCCGTCGACGCCCGGATCGGGCGCGGATCGGTCTGGTCGCGGGGTCGTCGCGCGGAAAGTTCCACATCGTCATCGGCGTTCGCGGCGAAGCGGCGGCGCTCTATTGGTCGCAAGCCAAATCGCGCATCGCCGACTGGCAACTCTACGAACGCACCGAAGCATTCAACCGTCTGCGCTCCGCGCGTCTGACCGCCGTGGGCATCGCCGCCAATGATCGGATCCTGCGCTTCGAGTTCGACAAACCCGGCGAGGCGCCGGAGGAGGACCGTCGTTACTCGTTGGTCGCCGCCTGGACAGGGAGCGCGGCCAACTTGTGGCTGATCGATCCGACGGATGAGACCATCCTGGAATCGCTGCACCCCGACGCCGATGCCGAGGACCGCGGACGGCGACGCGCGTTGAGTCTTCCCGCGCCTCCCGATCTGGCCGATTGGCGGACGCTGACGCGGGCGGACTACAAGAGACTGCGCCAGTCCGACCAGACGCTTGACCTCGGCGACTTTCTGCGGCGGCGTTTCTGGGGGATCGATAGCGGCTTGGCACGACAGATCGAGGAACGCGTCGGTGCGACATCACCATCGGAGACGGCCGGCGAACATTCGGCGTTGCGTGACTGGGAGGAGTTCCAGGCATTGCGGGAAGTCGCGGGAGCGGCGATTGATCCGGCCACTCCGCTTTTGATGACCGGCGTCGGTTACGATCCATCGGACATTCGACTGGCGGGCCCTGCCGCCACGGGAACGGCGTCGCTGGCCGAACTTCTGGTCGCCTGTGACCGTGCGCGCGCCGCCGGGGCGACGGATTCGGGGCCGCTGGCGCACATCGCCGGCGCCCTGCGCGATCTGCTGCGCAAAAACGAGCGCCGTCTGGCCTCGCTGGCGCGGACCGAGGCGGAGGGGGCGCGCGCCGACGAATACAAGCGTCTGGCCGACCTGCTGTCGGCCCATCGTGCCGACCTGCGCAAGGGGATGGCGGGAATCGACGTGCCGGACTGGCAGCGTGGGTCAACGATCACCATCCCGCTCAATGCGGCGCGTTCGCCGCAACAGAACATCGACGACTACTACCGCAAGGCGCGCAAGGCGGCCGACGCGGTGTCCGCGGCGCGCAATGAACGTCCGCATCTGGCGCGTGACCTGGAACGGCTGCGCGCGGCGCTGGCGCGGATCGATGCCGGACTGGTGGAGGGTGACGCGCTGCGTGAGATCGCCGTGGCCTTTGGTATCGACCCGGAGGTGCCGGCGACGGGGCGTCGTCCGGCGCCGCGTCTGCCTTATCGTGAGTTCATAATCGGGCGCGACCGCCTGTTGGTGGGACGTTCCTCGCGCGACAACGATGAATTGACGCTGCGCCATGCCCGCCCGCAGGACCTGTTCTTCCATGTGCATGGCTCGCCGGGATCGCATGTGATCCTGCGCCGTGAGAACCGGGAGACGCCGGTGGACAAAGACACGATCACTCTGGCCGCGCAGGTGGCGGCCTACTTCAGCAAGTCAAAGCATGCGGGGCTGGTCCCGGTGGTGTACACCGAGGCCCGGTATGTGCGCAAGCCGCGCAAGGCCCCGGCGGGCACGGTGAGCGTCGAACGCGA
This genomic interval carries:
- a CDS encoding YicC/YloC family endoribonuclease translates to MAGKSAYIESMTGFGRGEVVRDGYRAVFELSSVNSRFLEISLRLPRWLMGMESPLRALIDKRLSRGKIFGQLTWERVDFAPNQAPNDALVDWYVDTLQRIGARHKSLAPLGLGDLLRIPDLWGTQAETIDATVESVLTESLNAALDQLVAARRREGEALARDLRERVAIIESCVGQVKQLAAAVPAAIRDRLNARIQELLGQTGIEPQRIAQEVAFLADRADITEECVRLLVHTEHFVETLEAGEAAGRRLNFLLQEMNREANTIASKSVSAEISTLAVQLKEELERIREQVQNIE
- a CDS encoding NFACT RNA binding domain-containing protein, with amino-acid sequence MKVIGWQLVRLAREAQEYVVGCQIEQIRRRPDRARIGLVAGSSRGKFHIVIGVRGEAAALYWSQAKSRIADWQLYERTEAFNRLRSARLTAVGIAANDRILRFEFDKPGEAPEEDRRYSLVAAWTGSAANLWLIDPTDETILESLHPDADAEDRGRRRALSLPAPPDLADWRTLTRADYKRLRQSDQTLDLGDFLRRRFWGIDSGLARQIEERVGATSPSETAGEHSALRDWEEFQALREVAGAAIDPATPLLMTGVGYDPSDIRLAGPAATGTASLAELLVACDRARAAGATDSGPLAHIAGALRDLLRKNERRLASLARTEAEGARADEYKRLADLLSAHRADLRKGMAGIDVPDWQRGSTITIPLNAARSPQQNIDDYYRKARKAADAVSAARNERPHLARDLERLRAALARIDAGLVEGDALREIAVAFGIDPEVPATGRRPAPRLPYREFIIGRDRLLVGRSSRDNDELTLRHARPQDLFFHVHGSPGSHVILRRENRETPVDKDTITLAAQVAAYFSKSKHAGLVPVVYTEARYVRKPRKAPAGTVSVEREKSIMVRPLPPPGYHDKKTPD